A stretch of Mucilaginibacter terrae DNA encodes these proteins:
- a CDS encoding DUF1338 domain-containing protein, with protein sequence MKFSHQTPLDTFLNMLFERYQEKVPAVKKITNALVEHGVVGSQHEIVNDHIAFRTLGVPHLGIQSFEKIFLHHGYQKRDYYYFEGKKLNAYWYAPPTEEYPRIFMSELVVDQLSPEVQQIIHQYTDPIQADPVDSLDLNNGEQIGEFFHQSLWPLPTKADYVKLLEESEYAAWVIYNRYYLNHYTISVHALNDGYNTLEEFDTFVESLGIKLNNSGGIIKISGDKLLKQSSTVAEMQEATFADGDTMSIAGSYVEFAERLILPQYANLPAGEITNAHRRDGFETNNADKIFESTYTGQTKS encoded by the coding sequence ATGAAGTTTAGCCACCAAACCCCGTTAGATACATTTCTGAATATGCTTTTTGAACGTTATCAGGAAAAAGTCCCGGCAGTTAAAAAAATAACGAATGCCCTGGTTGAGCATGGCGTGGTGGGCTCGCAGCATGAAATTGTGAATGACCATATTGCGTTCCGGACGTTAGGGGTGCCACATTTAGGTATACAATCGTTTGAAAAGATATTCCTTCATCATGGCTATCAAAAGCGCGATTACTATTATTTTGAGGGTAAAAAACTCAATGCTTACTGGTACGCTCCACCAACCGAAGAATACCCACGCATTTTTATGAGCGAATTGGTAGTAGACCAGCTTTCGCCTGAAGTACAGCAGATCATACATCAATATACCGACCCTATACAGGCCGACCCGGTGGACAGTCTCGACTTAAATAATGGCGAGCAGATAGGTGAGTTCTTCCACCAATCGTTATGGCCTCTACCCACCAAAGCCGATTATGTAAAGCTGTTGGAAGAAAGCGAGTATGCTGCCTGGGTAATTTACAACCGCTATTATTTAAATCATTACACCATTAGTGTGCATGCGCTCAATGATGGCTACAATACGCTGGAGGAATTTGACACCTTTGTAGAATCTCTTGGAATTAAGCTTAACAATTCGGGCGGAATTATCAAAATAAGCGGCGATAAACTACTTAAACAAAGCAGTACCGTGGCCGAAATGCAGGAAGCTACCTTTGCTGATGGAGATACCATGAGTATTGCAGGCAGTTACGTAGAATTTGCCGAGCGTTTGATACTGCCCCAATATGCAAACCTGCCTGCTGGCGAAATTACGAATGCACACCGCCGCGATGGTTTTGAAACCAATAATGCCGATAAGATTTTTGAAAGCACTTACACCGGCCAAACCAAGTCGTAA
- a CDS encoding FAD-binding and (Fe-S)-binding domain-containing protein yields MQDKLRELAAGLEGDLYTDETMRTLYATDASVYAEMPLAVAIPRNVADIKRLIDFARNHSTSIIPRTAGTSLAGQVVGKGIVVDVSKRLTQILELNAGEKWVRVQPGVVRDELNLFLKPHGLFFGPETSTANRAMIGGMVGNNSCGSNSIIHKSTREHLLEVKAILSDGSEVVFKALNFDEFIAKGEGDTLEANIYRSIRTQLSNYENQEEIRREFPKKSIERRNTGYAIDMLLDTNPFTAGSGDFNFCKLIAGSEGTLAFITEIKLNVVPLPPPEVGLLCIHFNNVDEALRANLIALKYKPSASELIDHYILECTKDNIEQSQNRFFVQGDPGAILVVEFARNTRKEVEAIATQVETEMRAAGFGYHYPLLFGNDTKRIWALRKAGLGLLSNIPGDAKPVAVIEDTAVDVEDLPAYIADFNQILKKYDLYAVHYAHAGSGEIHLRPILNLKTEEGNRLFRIIAQEIAILVKKYKGSLSGEHGDGRLRGEFIEQMIGAKNYQLLKDLKSTWDPQHIFNPGKIVDTPPMNTSLRYTPGQQTPDIKTVFRYNGQNVLQHAEQCNGSGDCRKSHLMGGTMCPSYMATRNEKDTTRARANILRTFLTNSEQANRFNHPEIKEVMDLCLSCKGCKSECPSNVDMAKLKAEFLQQYQDENGVPLRSRLIAGYARSAKMGSIMPGIYNFIMTNGVVSKAVKSLIGFAAERSIPELYKFTLSSWYKKHKTIPSPKKVYLFCDEFTNYQDTQIGIKAIQLLERLGYEVIIAKHVESGRASISKGLLRNAKKLANKNVRSLSRLITKDAPLIGIEPSAILTFRDEYVDLVDEELIENAKQLAANSFIIDEFLANEMRLGNIHKEQFRGDKQHIKLHGHCQQKALNALTASQQILCFPENYSVEIIPSGCCGMAGSFGYEKEHYELSMQIAKLVLLPAVRNKPQDVVIAATGTSCRHQIKDGAGVKALHPVEILFDALK; encoded by the coding sequence ATGCAGGATAAGTTAAGGGAGTTAGCCGCAGGATTAGAAGGGGATTTGTATACCGATGAAACCATGCGCACGTTGTACGCTACTGATGCTTCGGTGTACGCTGAAATGCCTTTAGCCGTAGCTATTCCGCGCAATGTGGCCGATATTAAGAGGCTGATTGATTTTGCCCGGAATCACAGCACCTCAATAATTCCGCGCACCGCCGGCACCTCGCTTGCCGGGCAGGTGGTGGGTAAGGGTATTGTGGTTGATGTATCTAAACGTCTTACCCAAATACTCGAGCTTAACGCTGGCGAAAAATGGGTGCGTGTGCAACCGGGCGTAGTACGCGATGAGCTGAACTTGTTTTTGAAACCTCATGGGCTTTTCTTCGGCCCCGAAACCTCAACCGCTAACCGGGCGATGATTGGCGGTATGGTGGGTAATAATTCATGTGGTTCAAATTCAATAATCCATAAAAGTACACGTGAACACTTACTGGAAGTTAAAGCCATCCTGAGCGATGGCTCGGAAGTGGTGTTTAAGGCGCTAAATTTTGATGAGTTTATTGCAAAAGGTGAGGGCGACACCTTAGAAGCAAACATCTACCGGTCTATACGTACACAGTTAAGCAATTACGAAAATCAGGAAGAAATCAGGCGCGAGTTCCCTAAGAAAAGCATTGAGCGGCGTAATACGGGCTATGCGATTGATATGTTGCTCGATACCAATCCTTTTACAGCAGGTAGCGGTGATTTTAACTTTTGCAAGCTCATTGCAGGATCAGAAGGCACACTGGCTTTTATAACCGAAATTAAACTTAATGTGGTGCCTTTGCCACCGCCCGAGGTGGGATTGCTCTGCATCCACTTTAACAATGTAGATGAAGCCTTGCGCGCCAACCTCATCGCTCTAAAGTACAAACCAAGCGCCAGTGAGCTGATTGACCATTACATATTAGAATGTACCAAAGACAACATTGAACAAAGCCAGAACCGTTTCTTTGTGCAGGGAGATCCTGGAGCTATCTTGGTGGTGGAGTTCGCTCGCAACACCCGTAAAGAGGTAGAGGCGATTGCCACGCAGGTTGAAACCGAAATGCGTGCCGCTGGTTTTGGCTACCATTACCCGTTATTGTTTGGTAATGATACCAAGCGCATATGGGCATTGCGTAAAGCCGGTTTAGGTTTGTTAAGTAACATTCCAGGCGATGCTAAGCCCGTTGCGGTAATTGAAGACACTGCGGTTGATGTAGAAGATTTGCCTGCCTACATTGCCGACTTTAACCAAATACTTAAAAAGTACGATTTGTATGCGGTGCATTATGCCCATGCCGGGTCGGGCGAAATACATTTGCGGCCTATACTTAATTTAAAGACCGAAGAAGGTAACCGCCTGTTCCGAATTATAGCGCAGGAAATTGCCATATTGGTTAAAAAGTATAAAGGCTCATTAAGCGGAGAGCATGGGGATGGCCGTTTACGGGGCGAGTTTATTGAGCAGATGATAGGCGCTAAAAACTATCAATTGCTTAAAGACCTCAAGAGTACATGGGACCCGCAACATATTTTCAATCCCGGCAAAATTGTTGACACGCCTCCTATGAATACCAGTTTGCGGTATACACCCGGACAGCAAACACCTGATATTAAAACAGTTTTCCGCTATAATGGTCAAAACGTTTTACAACATGCCGAGCAATGCAATGGCTCGGGCGATTGCCGTAAATCGCATTTAATGGGCGGTACCATGTGCCCATCTTACATGGCCACCCGTAACGAGAAAGATACCACACGGGCACGAGCCAATATATTACGTACATTTTTAACCAACTCTGAACAAGCCAACCGCTTTAATCATCCCGAAATTAAAGAGGTGATGGATTTATGTTTGAGTTGCAAAGGCTGCAAATCGGAGTGCCCGTCAAACGTGGATATGGCCAAGCTTAAGGCCGAATTTTTGCAGCAGTACCAGGATGAAAATGGTGTGCCGCTGCGGTCGAGGCTGATTGCAGGTTATGCACGATCGGCAAAAATGGGGTCCATAATGCCGGGCATTTACAACTTTATAATGACCAATGGTGTAGTGAGCAAAGCAGTTAAAAGCCTGATTGGTTTTGCAGCTGAACGCTCAATTCCTGAGTTGTATAAATTCACTTTAAGTAGCTGGTATAAAAAGCATAAAACAATTCCATCTCCTAAAAAAGTTTACCTGTTTTGTGATGAGTTTACCAATTATCAGGACACTCAAATTGGAATAAAAGCCATTCAACTATTGGAGCGCTTAGGGTACGAAGTTATTATTGCCAAACATGTTGAAAGCGGACGTGCATCCATCTCCAAAGGCTTGTTACGCAATGCCAAAAAGCTGGCTAATAAGAATGTCCGATCGCTGAGTCGGCTCATAACTAAAGATGCTCCACTGATTGGCATCGAACCATCGGCCATACTCACATTCAGAGACGAGTACGTTGATTTGGTGGATGAAGAACTAATAGAAAATGCCAAACAGTTAGCGGCAAACTCTTTCATTATTGATGAGTTTTTGGCTAATGAAATGCGTTTGGGCAATATTCATAAAGAGCAATTCAGGGGTGATAAACAGCACATTAAACTACACGGGCATTGCCAGCAAAAAGCCTTAAATGCCCTCACAGCATCCCAGCAAATCCTGTGTTTTCCCGAAAATTACTCGGTTGAAATTATACCATCGGGTTGCTGCGGTATGGCCGGTTCATTTGGTTACGAAAAGGAACATTATGAGCTATCGATGCAAATTGCTAAGTTGGTTTTGTTGCCAGCCGTGCGTAACAAACCACAGGATGTTGTTATTGCGGCTACCGGAACCAGCTGCCGCCATCAAATTAAAGACGGGGCTGGTGTTAAAGCCCTGCACCCGGTAGAAATATTGTTTGATGCTTTAAAGTAA